A window of Coturnix japonica isolate 7356 chromosome 2, Coturnix japonica 2.1, whole genome shotgun sequence contains these coding sequences:
- the SEH1L gene encoding nucleoporin SEH1 isoform X2 → MFVARSIAADHRDLIHDVSFDFHGRRMATCSSDQSVKVWDKSENGDWHCTASWKTHSGSVWRVTWAHPEFGQVLASCSFDRTAAVWEEIVGESNDKLRGQSHWVKRTTLVDSRTSVTDVKFAPKHMGLMLATCSADGVVRIYEAPDVMNLSQWSLQHEISCKLSCSCISWNPSSSRAHSPMIAVGSDDNSPNILAKVQIYEYNENTRKYAKAEALMTVTDPVHDIAFAPNLGRSFHILAVATKDVRIFTLKPLRKELTSSGGLTKFEIHIVAQFDNHNSQVWRVSWNITGTVLASSGDDGCVRLWKANYMDNWKCTGILKGNGSPVNGGSQQGIFNASLGSANTSLQNSLNGSSASRKQS, encoded by the exons ATGTTTGTGGCGCGCAGCATCGCGGCGGATCATCGGGACCTCATCCACGATGTCTCCTTCGACTTCCACGGGCGGCGCATGGCCACCTGCTCCAGCGACCAGAGCGTCAAG GTCTGGGACAAGAGTGAAAATGGGGATTGGCATTGCACTGCAAGCTGGAAG ACACACAGCGGCTCTGTGTGGCGCGTGACATGGGCCCATCCTGAATTTGGGCAGGTCTTGGCCTCCTGCTCATTTGATAGAACGGCAGCTGTGTGGGAAGAAATAGTGGGAGAATCCAATGATAAACTGCGAGGCCAAAGTCACTGG GTAAAGAGGACCACTCTGGTAGACAGTAGGACATCTGTTACAGATGTGAAGTTTGCTCCCAAGCACATGGGTCTTATGTTAGCGACTTGCTCAGCAGATGGAGTTGTAAGGATTTATGAAGCCCCAGATGTGATGAACCTCAGTCAGTGGTCACTGCAGCATGAAATCTCATGTAAGCTAAGCTGCAGTTGCATTTCGTGGAATCCTTCAAG CTCCAGAGCACATTCTCCAATGATAGCTGTCGGAAGTGACGACAACAGTCCAAATATATTGGCTAAAGTTCAGATTTATGAATACAATGAAAATACCAG GAAATATGCGAAAGCAGAAGCTTTGATGACAGTCACAGATCCTGTGCACGATATTGCGTTTGCCCCAAATCTGGGAAGGTCCTTTCACATCTTAGCTGTGGCAACCAAAGATGTACGGATTTTCACACTAAAACCTCTAAG GAAAGAGCTGACTTCATCTGGAGGATTAACAAAGTTTGAAATTCACATCGTGGCACAGTTTGACAATCACAACTCCCAGGTGTGGCGAGTCAGCTGGAACATCACGGGCACGGTGCTGGCCTCCTCTGGTGATGACGGCTGCGTTAGGCTTTGGAAGG CTAATTACATGGACAACTGGAAGTGTACTGGTATACTGAAAGGTAACGGGAGTCCAGTCAACGGTGGTTCCCAGCAGGGGATTTTTAACGCCTCTCTTGGTTCAGCCAATACAAGCCTACAGAATTCACTAAATGGATCATCTGCCAGCAG aaagcagagctga
- the SEH1L gene encoding nucleoporin SEH1 isoform X1, protein MFVARSIAADHRDLIHDVSFDFHGRRMATCSSDQSVKVWDKSENGDWHCTASWKTHSGSVWRVTWAHPEFGQVLASCSFDRTAAVWEEIVGESNDKLRGQSHWVKRTTLVDSRTSVTDVKFAPKHMGLMLATCSADGVVRIYEAPDVMNLSQWSLQHEISCKLSCSCISWNPSSSRAHSPMIAVGSDDNSPNILAKVQIYEYNENTRKYAKAEALMTVTDPVHDIAFAPNLGRSFHILAVATKDVRIFTLKPLRKELTSSGGLTKFEIHIVAQFDNHNSQVWRVSWNITGTVLASSGDDGCVRLWKANYMDNWKCTGILKGNGSPVNGGSQQGIFNASLGSANTSLQNSLNGSSASRYFFPPLDSPRAGSRWSSHAQLLPPPPLIEHSCDADTANLQYPHPRRRCVSRPLNLLPENEGV, encoded by the exons ATGTTTGTGGCGCGCAGCATCGCGGCGGATCATCGGGACCTCATCCACGATGTCTCCTTCGACTTCCACGGGCGGCGCATGGCCACCTGCTCCAGCGACCAGAGCGTCAAG GTCTGGGACAAGAGTGAAAATGGGGATTGGCATTGCACTGCAAGCTGGAAG ACACACAGCGGCTCTGTGTGGCGCGTGACATGGGCCCATCCTGAATTTGGGCAGGTCTTGGCCTCCTGCTCATTTGATAGAACGGCAGCTGTGTGGGAAGAAATAGTGGGAGAATCCAATGATAAACTGCGAGGCCAAAGTCACTGG GTAAAGAGGACCACTCTGGTAGACAGTAGGACATCTGTTACAGATGTGAAGTTTGCTCCCAAGCACATGGGTCTTATGTTAGCGACTTGCTCAGCAGATGGAGTTGTAAGGATTTATGAAGCCCCAGATGTGATGAACCTCAGTCAGTGGTCACTGCAGCATGAAATCTCATGTAAGCTAAGCTGCAGTTGCATTTCGTGGAATCCTTCAAG CTCCAGAGCACATTCTCCAATGATAGCTGTCGGAAGTGACGACAACAGTCCAAATATATTGGCTAAAGTTCAGATTTATGAATACAATGAAAATACCAG GAAATATGCGAAAGCAGAAGCTTTGATGACAGTCACAGATCCTGTGCACGATATTGCGTTTGCCCCAAATCTGGGAAGGTCCTTTCACATCTTAGCTGTGGCAACCAAAGATGTACGGATTTTCACACTAAAACCTCTAAG GAAAGAGCTGACTTCATCTGGAGGATTAACAAAGTTTGAAATTCACATCGTGGCACAGTTTGACAATCACAACTCCCAGGTGTGGCGAGTCAGCTGGAACATCACGGGCACGGTGCTGGCCTCCTCTGGTGATGACGGCTGCGTTAGGCTTTGGAAGG CTAATTACATGGACAACTGGAAGTGTACTGGTATACTGAAAGGTAACGGGAGTCCAGTCAACGGTGGTTCCCAGCAGGGGATTTTTAACGCCTCTCTTGGTTCAGCCAATACAAGCCTACAGAATTCACTAAATGGATCATCTGCCAGCAG GTATTTCTTTCCCCCTCTGGATTCCCCACGGGCTGGATCGAGATGGTCCAGTCACgcccagctccttcctcctcctcctctgatAGAGCACTCTTGCGATGCTGACACTGCCAACCTCCAGTATCCTCACCCTCGCAGACGATGTGTATCTCGGCCTCTTAATTTATTACCTGAGAATGAAGGGGTTTAG
- the SEH1L gene encoding nucleoporin SEH1 isoform X3, with protein MFVARSIAADHRDLIHDVSFDFHGRRMATCSSDQSVKVWDKSENGDWHCTASWKTHSGSVWRVTWAHPEFGQVLASCSFDRTAAVWEEIVGESNDKLRGQSHWVKRTTLVDSRTSVTDVKFAPKHMGLMLATCSADGVVRIYEAPDVMNLSQWSLQHEISCKLSCSCISWNPSSSRAHSPMIAVGSDDNSPNILAKVQIYEYNENTRKYAKAEALMTVTDPVHDIAFAPNLGRSFHILAVATKDVRIFTLKPLRKELTSSGGLTKFEIHIVAQFDNHNSQVWRVSWNITGTVLASSGDDGCVRLWKANYMDNWKCTGILKGNGSPVNGGSQQGIFNASLGSANTSLQNSLNGSSASRNGK; from the exons ATGTTTGTGGCGCGCAGCATCGCGGCGGATCATCGGGACCTCATCCACGATGTCTCCTTCGACTTCCACGGGCGGCGCATGGCCACCTGCTCCAGCGACCAGAGCGTCAAG GTCTGGGACAAGAGTGAAAATGGGGATTGGCATTGCACTGCAAGCTGGAAG ACACACAGCGGCTCTGTGTGGCGCGTGACATGGGCCCATCCTGAATTTGGGCAGGTCTTGGCCTCCTGCTCATTTGATAGAACGGCAGCTGTGTGGGAAGAAATAGTGGGAGAATCCAATGATAAACTGCGAGGCCAAAGTCACTGG GTAAAGAGGACCACTCTGGTAGACAGTAGGACATCTGTTACAGATGTGAAGTTTGCTCCCAAGCACATGGGTCTTATGTTAGCGACTTGCTCAGCAGATGGAGTTGTAAGGATTTATGAAGCCCCAGATGTGATGAACCTCAGTCAGTGGTCACTGCAGCATGAAATCTCATGTAAGCTAAGCTGCAGTTGCATTTCGTGGAATCCTTCAAG CTCCAGAGCACATTCTCCAATGATAGCTGTCGGAAGTGACGACAACAGTCCAAATATATTGGCTAAAGTTCAGATTTATGAATACAATGAAAATACCAG GAAATATGCGAAAGCAGAAGCTTTGATGACAGTCACAGATCCTGTGCACGATATTGCGTTTGCCCCAAATCTGGGAAGGTCCTTTCACATCTTAGCTGTGGCAACCAAAGATGTACGGATTTTCACACTAAAACCTCTAAG GAAAGAGCTGACTTCATCTGGAGGATTAACAAAGTTTGAAATTCACATCGTGGCACAGTTTGACAATCACAACTCCCAGGTGTGGCGAGTCAGCTGGAACATCACGGGCACGGTGCTGGCCTCCTCTGGTGATGACGGCTGCGTTAGGCTTTGGAAGG CTAATTACATGGACAACTGGAAGTGTACTGGTATACTGAAAGGTAACGGGAGTCCAGTCAACGGTGGTTCCCAGCAGGGGATTTTTAACGCCTCTCTTGGTTCAGCCAATACAAGCCTACAGAATTCACTAAATGGATCATCTGCCAGCAG GAATGGAAAATGA